TCTCCGCGCTCATCGTGCCGATCGCGGGCATCGCGATGCAGCTGTCGCTGCTGGTCGTGATCGGCGTCGGCGGCATCCGGGTCGCGTCGGGTGCGACCAGCGTCGCGAACCTCGTGATGTTCATCATCTTCCTGTTCATGCTGATCCTGCCGCTCGGGCAGGCCTTCGGCGCGGTCACCTCGGTCAACCAGGCGCTGGGCGCGCTCGGACGCATCCGCGAGGTGCTCGACCTGCCCGACGAGGACGCGCACGACCGCGACGGCGGCCCTGCGGTGGCGGTCGCGGGCCCGGCGAACGCGGGTGCGGCGCCCGAGGCGCCGGCCATCGCGTTCGACGAGGTGCGGTTCGCGTACGCCTCGCGCGCGGTCGACGGCGGGGCGGATGCCGGCGAGGGCGACACCGCGGTCGAGGGCACGACGTCCGGCCCGGCCGGCGTCTCCGCGGGTTCCGGCGAGGCGCGCGACGTGCTGCGCGGGGTTTCGTTCGAGGTGCCGCGCGGGCAGCGCGTCGCGCTCGTCGGCCCCTCGGGCGCGGGCAAGTCGACGACGTTCGCGCTGATCGAGCGCTTCTACGACCCCACCGCGGGCGTCGTGCGCATGGGCGGGCTCGACCTGCGCACGATCGACCGCGCCGACCTGCGCGCCCAGATCGGCTACGTCGAGCAGGACGCGCCCGTGCTCGCGGGGTCGATCCGCGACAACCTCACGCTGGGCAGCCCCGACGCGACCGACGACGAGTGCGTCGCCGTGCTGCGCGCGGTGAACCTCGGCGCGGTGCTCGATCGCGACCCCGCGGGCCTCGCGGCGCCCGTCGGCGAGGACGGCATCATGCTCTCGGGCGGCGAGCGCCAGCGACTGGCGATCGCGCGGGCGCTGCTCGCGGCGCCGCCCGTGCTCCTGCTCGACGAGTCGACCTCGTCGCTCGACGGCGTGAACGAGCGCATGATGCGCGAGGCGATCGACGCGGTGGCCGAGGGGCGCACGCTCATCGTGATCGCGCACCGGCTCTCGACGGTCGTCGACTCCGACCGCATCGTCGTGCTCGACGACGGCGAGGTCGTCGGCGAGGGCACGCACTCCGAGCTCGTCGAGTCG
This portion of the Agromyces rhizosphaerae genome encodes:
- a CDS encoding ABC transporter ATP-binding protein; amino-acid sequence: MASTTDAPARRTRSTASGRGRGRGRDAAGPRATFGQLLPYLFEHRGILSFILVLSVLGALTTLAQPLLVGQVITVVEEGVPVGPLVWVLVALVVVSALLSGYQHYLLQRTGEGVVRSSRMHLARKILRLPISEFDTRRTGDLVSRVGSDTTLLRAVLTQGLVEAVGGAVTFLGALIAMIVLDAVLLGLTVIVIGIAIATVSLLSLRVRDASRRAQDKIGDVAAAVERAIGAVRTIRAAGATERETAAIEAETDGAYREGVKVAKISALIVPIAGIAMQLSLLVVIGVGGIRVASGATSVANLVMFIIFLFMLILPLGQAFGAVTSVNQALGALGRIREVLDLPDEDAHDRDGGPAVAVAGPANAGAAPEAPAIAFDEVRFAYASRAVDGGADAGEGDTAVEGTTSGPAGVSAGSGEARDVLRGVSFEVPRGQRVALVGPSGAGKSTTFALIERFYDPTAGVVRMGGLDLRTIDRADLRAQIGYVEQDAPVLAGSIRDNLTLGSPDATDDECVAVLRAVNLGAVLDRDPAGLAAPVGEDGIMLSGGERQRLAIARALLAAPPVLLLDESTSSLDGVNERMMREAIDAVAEGRTLIVIAHRLSTVVDSDRIVVLDDGEVVGEGTHSELVESTPLYRELAKHQLLV